The following are from one region of the Nostoc cf. commune SO-36 genome:
- the accC gene encoding acetyl-CoA carboxylase biotin carboxylase subunit: protein MKFDKILIANRGEIALRILRACEEMGIATVAVHSTVDRNALHVQLADEAVCIGEPASSKSYLNIPNIIAAALTRNATAIHPGYGFLAENARFAEICADHHIAFIGPTPEAIKLMGDKSTAKETMQKAGVPTVPGSEGLVESEQEGLGFAKDIGYPVMIKATAGGGGRGMRLVRSEDEFVKLFLAAQGEAGAAFGNSGVYIEKFIERPRHIEFQILADNYGNVIHLGERDCSIQRRNQKLLEEAPSPALDQDLREKMGQAAVKAAQFINYSGAGTIEFLLDRSGKFYFMEMNTRIQVEHPVTEMITGIDLVAEQIRIAQGERLKLTQDQVVLRGHSIECRINAEDPDHDFRPSPGRISGYLPPGGPGVRIDSHVYTDYQIPPYYDSLIGKLIVWAPDRPTAINRMKRALRECAITGLPTTIGFHQRIMETPQFLQGNVYTNFVQEMNG, encoded by the coding sequence ATGAAGTTTGACAAAATATTAATTGCCAATCGGGGAGAAATCGCCCTTCGCATTCTCCGCGCCTGTGAAGAAATGGGGATTGCGACAGTTGCAGTTCACTCCACCGTTGACCGTAATGCTCTCCACGTCCAACTTGCTGATGAAGCGGTTTGTATTGGCGAACCTGCTAGCAGTAAAAGTTATTTGAATATTCCCAATATTATTGCTGCTGCACTGACGCGCAATGCGACTGCAATTCATCCAGGCTATGGCTTTTTGGCAGAAAATGCCCGGTTTGCTGAAATCTGTGCCGACCATCATATTGCTTTTATTGGCCCAACTCCAGAAGCTATAAAGCTGATGGGGGATAAATCCACTGCCAAAGAAACCATGCAAAAAGCTGGAGTACCCACGGTACCTGGTAGTGAAGGATTGGTAGAATCCGAGCAAGAAGGATTAGGATTCGCCAAGGATATCGGCTATCCAGTAATGATTAAAGCCACAGCGGGTGGTGGTGGACGGGGTATGCGCCTAGTTCGTTCTGAAGATGAATTTGTCAAACTTTTCCTCGCGGCCCAAGGAGAAGCAGGAGCAGCTTTTGGGAATTCTGGCGTTTATATAGAAAAATTTATTGAACGTCCGCGCCACATCGAATTTCAAATTTTGGCGGATAACTACGGTAACGTGATCCATTTGGGTGAGCGGGATTGCTCAATTCAGCGCCGGAATCAAAAGCTACTAGAAGAAGCCCCTAGTCCGGCTCTCGACCAAGACCTACGTGAGAAAATGGGACAAGCTGCTGTCAAAGCTGCCCAATTCATTAATTACAGTGGGGCGGGTACTATCGAGTTTCTCTTGGATAGATCCGGTAAATTCTACTTTATGGAAATGAACACCCGGATTCAAGTAGAACATCCTGTAACAGAGATGATTACTGGGATAGACTTGGTTGCTGAACAAATCCGCATTGCCCAAGGGGAAAGACTCAAGCTTACCCAAGACCAAGTAGTATTACGAGGTCATTCGATTGAGTGCCGGATTAACGCTGAAGATCCCGATCATGATTTTCGGCCTTCTCCTGGACGAATCAGTGGCTATCTTCCCCCTGGAGGCCCTGGTGTTCGGATTGATTCACACGTTTACACAGATTACCAAATCCCGCCTTACTACGATTCCTTAATCGGCAAGTTAATTGTTTGGGCCCCAGACAGACCCACTGCTATTAACCGCATGAAACGCGCACTCCGGGAATGTGCCATCACTGGATTACCCACAACTATCGGATTTCATCAAAGAATTATGGAAACTCCACAGTTTTTGCAGGGTAATGTCTATACAAATTTTGTGCAGGAAATGAACGGCTAG
- a CDS encoding YggT family protein translates to MTGVDLTAWILGPVLGVMTFLFIFRIILTWYPQVNLNRLPFNLIAWPTEPFLIPLRKLVQPIGGVDITPIIWVGIFSLLREILLGQQGLLTMISRVN, encoded by the coding sequence ATGACTGGTGTTGACCTGACTGCTTGGATTCTTGGCCCTGTGTTAGGGGTGATGACATTTTTATTTATATTTCGGATCATTCTCACTTGGTATCCGCAAGTGAATCTGAATCGTTTGCCCTTTAACTTAATAGCTTGGCCTACCGAACCATTTTTAATACCGTTGCGAAAGCTAGTGCAACCTATAGGTGGGGTAGACATTACACCTATTATTTGGGTTGGCATCTTCAGCCTGCTACGAGAAATATTACTAGGTCAGCAAGGATTGCTGACTATGATATCTCGTGTGAATTAG
- the psbX gene encoding photosystem II reaction center X protein, whose protein sequence is MTPSLANFLWSLLWGTAIVVIPVTVGLIFISQKDKIQRS, encoded by the coding sequence ATGACGCCTTCTTTAGCAAATTTTCTTTGGAGTCTGCTATGGGGTACTGCAATTGTTGTAATACCCGTTACAGTTGGTCTAATTTTCATTAGCCAAAAAGATAAAATTCAGCGTTCATAA
- a CDS encoding Ycf66 family protein — MINFGLNSASFLAQVNFGANSASILGIFLAVAGAALYFLRTVRPELSRDQDIFFAAVGLLCGFILVFQGWRLDPILQFGQLLLVGTTVFFAVESIRLRSIATQQAKRNTPIVDEDRPVSDRYSYNDRRKYQAEMDADLDPLPYEDEEERPVRARIRGSRDEISTRDDYYQEQPPRRSERRNSSSERQPSGDRTGDRTRRRTSGRPANRPSESVGEENWGSSSREVDDWESSSGEVRKPSRRSNNGPQRPESREDDVAPRPRRRRPPTDSTSRRPREDDDAIPTDYVPYNPIEMPNEGPDNSTDFDDV; from the coding sequence ATGATAAATTTTGGGCTGAACTCAGCCAGTTTTCTGGCTCAGGTAAATTTTGGGGCAAACTCAGCCAGTATTCTAGGAATTTTCCTGGCTGTGGCTGGGGCAGCACTGTATTTTCTCCGCACTGTGCGTCCAGAATTGTCACGAGATCAAGATATCTTTTTTGCGGCAGTTGGCTTGCTCTGCGGCTTTATTCTCGTCTTTCAAGGATGGCGGCTAGACCCGATTCTACAATTTGGTCAACTGCTTTTAGTTGGTACAACTGTGTTTTTTGCAGTTGAAAGTATTCGTCTGCGGAGTATAGCTACCCAACAAGCAAAGCGCAACACTCCGATTGTGGATGAAGACCGGCCGGTTAGCGATCGCTATTCTTACAACGATCGCAGAAAGTATCAAGCTGAAATGGATGCAGATTTAGATCCATTGCCTTACGAAGACGAGGAGGAACGCCCCGTGCGTGCCCGGATTCGTGGTAGCAGGGATGAAATTTCAACTCGTGATGACTACTACCAGGAGCAACCCCCTCGTCGTTCAGAACGCCGCAATAGCAGTAGTGAAAGACAGCCTTCAGGGGATAGAACAGGGGATAGAACACGTCGGCGTACTTCTGGGCGTCCTGCGAATAGACCTTCTGAAAGCGTTGGAGAAGAAAATTGGGGTTCTTCATCTAGGGAAGTTGATGATTGGGAAAGTTCGAGTGGGGAAGTTAGAAAACCTTCTCGCCGCAGCAATAACGGGCCCCAGCGTCCCGAAAGTCGTGAAGATGATGTTGCTCCAAGACCAAGAAGGCGTCGTCCACCCACTGACTCAACTTCTCGAAGACCCCGCGAAGATGATGATGCGATTCCAACTGATTATGTGCCATATAATCCGATTGAAATGCCAAATGAGGGGCCAGATAATTCGACCGATTTTGATGATGTTTAA
- a CDS encoding TolB family protein has protein sequence MEKFTPIFWLQRPIHWSLIFGLTSLLVSCGSNDIPIGPTSLNSRYTEEQPVLSGNGRFLAFVSNRNGNQQLLMYDLERQLFISTPGINRAETIAESPSLSYTGRYIAYLTSDQGRPVVALYDRATQQSQIITPTYRGWVRKPNISPDGRYVVFETASRGQWDIEVLDRGPNIELDIPNGATVGSPP, from the coding sequence GTGGAAAAATTTACGCCTATATTTTGGCTCCAAAGACCAATTCATTGGAGCCTGATTTTTGGTTTAACAAGTTTGCTTGTATCTTGTGGTTCTAATGATATTCCTATAGGGCCTACTTCTCTCAACAGTCGCTACACCGAGGAGCAACCTGTTTTGAGTGGAAATGGACGCTTTTTAGCCTTTGTATCTAATCGAAATGGTAATCAACAGTTACTTATGTACGATTTGGAGAGGCAACTATTTATTAGCACGCCGGGGATAAACCGAGCAGAGACAATTGCTGAAAGTCCTAGCTTGAGCTATACCGGGCGTTATATTGCTTATCTTACTAGTGACCAAGGTAGACCTGTGGTAGCGCTTTACGATCGCGCTACGCAACAGTCGCAAATCATCACACCAACCTATCGCGGCTGGGTCAGAAAACCAAATATCAGCCCTGATGGACGTTATGTTGTCTTTGAAACCGCCAGCCGTGGTCAATGGGATATTGAAGTTTTAGACCGGGGGCCGAATATTGAGTTAGACATTCCTAATGGTGCAACCGTCGGTTCACCTCCGTAG
- a CDS encoding TolB family protein — translation MKRVFFIPIFFCLSLLTGCFGYPRLLSYPFDPGGRSLNSLASELNPQISGRYIVFITDRRGSQDVYMFDTVTRDLVDLPGLNSLDAIANHPSVSQDGRYIVFAASRQGRSAIFLYDRETRQSRNLTNNLQAEVRNPTISADGSRIAFESSNNGQWDVLVYDRNGRPLNIPQEPR, via the coding sequence ATGAAACGTGTTTTTTTTATACCTATATTTTTTTGCTTAAGTTTATTGACTGGGTGTTTTGGCTACCCTCGCCTTTTGAGTTATCCCTTTGATCCGGGGGGGCGGAGTCTCAATAGTTTAGCGTCTGAATTAAACCCCCAAATTTCTGGGAGATACATAGTTTTTATTACTGACCGACGGGGTAGCCAAGATGTTTATATGTTTGATACGGTAACTCGTGATTTGGTTGATTTGCCAGGTTTAAACTCCCTTGATGCGATCGCAAATCATCCTAGTGTTTCGCAAGATGGTCGTTACATTGTGTTTGCTGCTAGCCGTCAAGGGCGATCAGCTATTTTTCTCTACGACAGGGAAACACGCCAATCACGTAATTTGACTAATAACCTGCAAGCCGAAGTCCGCAACCCTACAATTAGTGCTGATGGTAGTAGAATTGCTTTTGAATCTAGTAACAACGGACAGTGGGATGTTTTAGTATATGACCGCAATGGACGACCGTTGAATATACCTCAAGAACCGCGTTGA
- a CDS encoding succinate dehydrogenase/fumarate reductase iron-sulfur subunit — translation MKVIFKVIRQQQNSSPVVQTYVLEAEPGNTILDCLNHIKWEQDGTLAFRKNCRNTICGSCAMRINGRSALACKENVGSELARLQQIPSSSSKVNAIPEITIAPLGNMPVIKDLVVDMSSFWNNLEAVAPYVSTAARQVPEREFLQTPQERSRLDQTGNCIMCGACYSECNAREVDPNFVGPHALAKAYRMVADSRDSDTENRLASYNEGTKGVWGCTRCLYCDSVCPMEVAPLEQITKIKQEILTHKQASDSRSIRHRKVLVDLVKEGGWIDERQFGVQVVGNYFKDLRGLLSLAPLGLRMIIRGKFPLSFEPSEGAQQVRSLIESVQQVEGNRE, via the coding sequence ATGAAAGTTATTTTTAAAGTCATTCGACAGCAACAAAATTCCTCGCCTGTTGTGCAAACCTACGTTTTAGAGGCAGAACCAGGTAATACAATATTGGATTGCCTCAATCATATTAAGTGGGAGCAAGATGGAACTTTGGCGTTTCGCAAAAATTGCCGTAATACAATTTGTGGTAGCTGTGCTATGCGAATTAATGGGCGTTCGGCTTTAGCTTGTAAAGAAAATGTTGGCAGTGAACTTGCCAGATTACAACAAATACCATCATCCTCAAGTAAAGTAAATGCTATCCCGGAAATCACGATCGCGCCTCTTGGCAATATGCCCGTGATTAAAGATTTGGTTGTAGATATGAGCAGCTTCTGGAATAATTTAGAGGCAGTTGCTCCTTATGTAAGTACGGCAGCACGACAAGTACCAGAAAGAGAGTTTTTGCAAACACCACAAGAGCGATCGCGCCTCGATCAAACTGGTAACTGTATTATGTGCGGTGCTTGTTACTCTGAATGCAACGCCCGTGAAGTTGATCCAAACTTTGTTGGCCCCCATGCCCTTGCCAAAGCTTACCGGATGGTAGCAGACTCCCGCGATAGCGACACCGAAAATCGTTTAGCAAGCTATAACGAAGGTACTAAAGGCGTATGGGGTTGCACCCGTTGTTTGTACTGCGATTCAGTTTGTCCAATGGAAGTTGCACCATTAGAACAAATAACCAAAATTAAACAAGAAATTCTCACACACAAACAAGCCAGTGATAGCCGCTCAATTCGTCACCGGAAAGTATTGGTAGATTTGGTTAAAGAAGGTGGTTGGATTGATGAACGTCAATTTGGTGTACAAGTTGTTGGTAACTATTTTAAAGATTTAAGAGGATTACTTAGTCTTGCACCCCTCGGTTTGCGGATGATTATCCGGGGTAAGTTTCCCCTATCATTTGAACCTTCAGAGGGGGCGCAACAAGTGCGATCGCTCATTGAATCTGTGCAACAAGTTGAAGGGAATAGGGAATAG
- a CDS encoding AbrB family transcriptional regulator, which translates to MTETATAPLTGKALLAKVKELSTLPRRERAKQCGYYTVTKNNQVRVNLTDFYDALLSARGIPLSPEAPKDGRGREPTYRVSVHQNGQIVIGATYTKAMGLKPGDEFEIRLGYKHIHLIQLGETDKKLISQDIDSDESDEDLEDEE; encoded by the coding sequence ATGACTGAAACTGCAACCGCACCATTAACCGGAAAAGCACTACTTGCTAAAGTAAAAGAACTTTCCACTTTACCACGCCGAGAAAGAGCTAAACAGTGCGGCTATTACACTGTTACCAAGAATAACCAAGTTCGTGTCAATCTCACTGATTTTTATGACGCTTTGCTATCTGCTAGGGGAATTCCTCTAAGTCCAGAAGCACCTAAAGATGGCCGTGGCCGCGAACCGACATATCGGGTTAGTGTCCATCAAAATGGTCAGATTGTAATTGGTGCTACATATACCAAAGCAATGGGCTTAAAGCCTGGAGATGAGTTTGAAATTAGGTTGGGATATAAACATATTCATCTGATTCAACTCGGTGAAACTGATAAAAAACTGATCTCACAAGATATAGATTCTGACGAATCAGACGAAGATTTGGAAGACGAAGAATAA
- a CDS encoding CPBP family intramembrane glutamic endopeptidase gives MFFLFILITFFEPSVNVLLAFMENAPALVIVMAFFVGWIICWLPVAVVSAILLNWQPPKPLQPEQKMPLLVSLYLLAPLILWGVSWLTNKSFLDYGFVGNLSTLGFLALGFSLGVVSLTIVFSGQFGLGWFSFEKTNFKLVLPILLPIFLIALLVGGIEELVFRGFLFTELAQDYPVWAAAAISSLIFALLHLVWEQRETAPQLPGLWLMGMVLVLARFVSGGNLGLAWGLHAGWVWAIATIDTAELITYTGKVSDWFTGKNKKPLAGLAGIICILGTGVFIWLFSKYF, from the coding sequence GTGTTTTTTTTGTTTATTTTGATAACTTTCTTTGAGCCTTCGGTCAACGTCTTACTAGCATTTATGGAAAATGCACCAGCACTAGTTATAGTGATGGCGTTTTTTGTTGGCTGGATAATTTGCTGGTTGCCAGTAGCAGTAGTCTCAGCAATATTGCTAAATTGGCAACCCCCTAAACCTTTGCAGCCAGAGCAAAAGATGCCATTATTGGTGTCACTTTACCTATTAGCTCCTTTGATTCTCTGGGGAGTTAGTTGGTTGACTAATAAATCTTTTTTAGATTACGGCTTTGTTGGGAATCTTTCAACTCTTGGTTTTTTAGCTTTAGGTTTCAGTTTGGGAGTGGTGAGCCTAACTATTGTATTTAGTGGGCAATTTGGCTTAGGTTGGTTTTCTTTTGAAAAGACGAATTTCAAGTTAGTACTACCCATCTTGCTACCGATATTCTTAATAGCGTTGTTAGTGGGTGGGATAGAAGAGTTAGTTTTTCGCGGTTTTCTGTTCACTGAATTAGCGCAGGATTACCCAGTTTGGGCAGCAGCAGCAATTTCTAGCTTGATTTTTGCCTTATTACATCTAGTTTGGGAGCAACGCGAAACTGCCCCCCAACTCCCTGGATTGTGGCTGATGGGAATGGTGTTAGTATTGGCACGCTTTGTCTCTGGCGGCAATTTGGGTTTAGCTTGGGGACTACATGCGGGATGGGTTTGGGCGATCGCTACCATAGATACAGCAGAACTAATTACTTACACAGGGAAAGTCTCTGACTGGTTCACAGGTAAGAACAAAAAACCTCTAGCTGGCTTGGCGGGAATTATTTGTATACTAGGAACTGGAGTATTTATCTGGTTGTTCTCTAAGTATTTTTAA
- a CDS encoding helicase C-terminal domain-containing protein has translation MIEAEVHLSLHNFLRSQAGFPSWPHHLTMARLVARALRLGRSALIQVGAVCGYQGRYRTSFVASALMWHGPVIIVAQEAVQQLLLRVEIPRLQQWLPTNKSIRTGDAWPGTEFQGLLLTSPEAWLRGQLAGGSRFPQGIPTIIDGVDDLEDWVRTQLTQDIQPHDWDELMLACPNQAEAISEARIQLTHEFFQHPANPYHCYLISQPEIEILSRLYSALESIQALPEPWKQFWQQFQTLNENLSSPTPPLFWATIAHRQGLFSLHYAPMELGEILSPIWQRQPVVLIGSAIEPETEAPLFRQRLGLDDLTCLKFSSESQAEAIQLYVPYKLPLPNTPEFQAAFIHKVRTLVCLSATAPGLTVVLVGDVPLKAQVATILASEFGSRVQVEKTCLDENGILISGWEFWREHQRVLPAPHLLIIATLPLPSLENPLVAGRVARYKRSHQDWFRLYLLPTALNELQRAIAPVRESQGIVALLDSRVVNRSYGAQILTALSPLARINYLDPNLFSHSDEENSA, from the coding sequence GTGATTGAGGCAGAAGTTCATTTGTCACTACATAACTTTTTGCGATCGCAAGCGGGGTTCCCTTCCTGGCCCCATCATTTGACGATGGCCCGGTTGGTAGCACGCGCTTTGCGCCTGGGACGTAGCGCCCTGATTCAAGTAGGAGCCGTTTGTGGCTATCAAGGGCGGTATCGTACTAGTTTTGTAGCATCAGCCCTAATGTGGCATGGCCCTGTAATTATTGTTGCTCAAGAAGCGGTACAGCAACTTTTACTGCGGGTAGAAATTCCCCGTCTACAGCAGTGGCTACCAACTAATAAATCAATTAGAACAGGTGATGCTTGGCCTGGTACTGAGTTCCAGGGGCTATTGTTGACTTCTCCAGAAGCTTGGTTAAGAGGACAATTGGCTGGTGGCTCACGCTTTCCCCAAGGCATTCCCACAATTATCGATGGGGTAGATGATCTTGAAGATTGGGTGCGTACTCAACTTACTCAAGATATTCAACCCCATGATTGGGATGAACTCATGTTAGCTTGTCCAAACCAAGCTGAGGCAATTAGCGAAGCCCGCATACAACTAACACACGAATTTTTTCAGCATCCTGCCAATCCGTATCACTGCTACCTAATTTCCCAACCAGAAATAGAAATTTTAAGCCGTCTTTATTCTGCCTTAGAGTCAATACAAGCACTGCCAGAACCTTGGAAACAATTCTGGCAACAATTTCAAACCCTTAACGAAAATCTTTCCTCCCCTACTCCTCCTCTCTTCTGGGCGACTATTGCCCATCGACAAGGTTTATTTTCTTTGCACTACGCGCCAATGGAATTAGGGGAAATACTCTCACCTATTTGGCAGCGACAGCCAGTAGTTTTAATTGGCAGCGCTATAGAACCGGAAACGGAGGCTCCTCTTTTCCGGCAGCGCTTGGGTTTGGACGATTTAACTTGCCTGAAGTTCTCTTCAGAAAGCCAAGCGGAAGCAATTCAACTGTATGTACCTTATAAGTTGCCCCTACCCAACACACCAGAATTTCAAGCGGCATTTATTCATAAAGTCCGCACACTGGTTTGTCTAAGTGCGACAGCACCAGGATTAACGGTTGTTTTGGTGGGGGACGTACCACTTAAAGCTCAAGTTGCGACAATTCTGGCTTCAGAGTTTGGTTCGCGGGTGCAAGTAGAAAAAACTTGTTTAGATGAAAATGGTATTTTAATCAGTGGTTGGGAATTTTGGCGAGAACATCAACGAGTCTTACCAGCACCTCATCTGTTAATCATTGCTACTTTACCCCTACCATCTTTGGAAAATCCTCTGGTAGCTGGTAGGGTCGCTCGTTATAAGCGATCGCATCAAGATTGGTTCCGTTTATACTTGTTGCCGACAGCTTTGAATGAATTACAACGGGCGATCGCTCCTGTGCGAGAAAGTCAAGGAATCGTTGCTTTGCTTGATAGTCGTGTAGTTAACCGTAGCTACGGCGCTCAAATTCTTACAGCTTTAAGTCCTCTGGCACGCATTAACTATCTCGATCCCAATCTGTTTTCTCATAGCGATGAGGAAAATTCTGCTTAA
- a CDS encoding DUF2839 domain-containing protein, producing the protein MGEAKRRKTTLGETYGQETRILSWLPITKTQAEQFVALTTRGAWIGIVLMVVAWAIIRFIGPAFGWWQVVS; encoded by the coding sequence ATGGGTGAAGCAAAGCGTCGTAAAACCACACTAGGGGAAACATACGGTCAAGAGACTCGCATCTTGTCTTGGCTTCCCATCACAAAAACTCAAGCCGAACAATTTGTTGCTTTGACTACTCGTGGTGCTTGGATAGGCATTGTTCTTATGGTTGTAGCATGGGCAATAATCCGTTTTATTGGCCCAGCTTTCGGTTGGTGGCAAGTAGTCTCATAA
- a CDS encoding DUF1815 family protein: protein MFLRLAHQHRQFVQDLVMNLQALAIVLERRGYPASCYTCGDQMNSASFMVSLGDNHLIRFLVSDYGITWTEMRDDRELMKLEGAEAISQLDELADLVKQSMQTDTGSKTLAKKY from the coding sequence GTGTTTCTGAGACTAGCACATCAACATCGACAATTCGTCCAAGATTTGGTAATGAACCTGCAAGCCTTGGCGATCGTATTAGAGCGGCGTGGGTATCCTGCGTCCTGTTACACCTGTGGCGACCAAATGAATAGTGCATCGTTTATGGTTAGCTTGGGTGATAATCATCTAATTCGGTTTTTAGTGTCCGATTATGGGATTACTTGGACGGAAATGCGGGATGACCGCGAATTAATGAAGTTAGAAGGTGCAGAGGCAATTAGCCAATTGGACGAACTTGCTGATCTTGTCAAGCAATCTATGCAAACTGATACAGGCTCTAAAACTCTTGCCAAGAAGTATTAA
- a CDS encoding RNA-guided endonuclease InsQ/TnpB family protein yields MLKAVKVRLYPTIEQQESLARSFGCARWYWNYALNACIQHYGQTGKSLKMSEYKGLLPQLKVEYPWLKQDCYSSVLQCVAINLDKAYKNFFDGRAKFPKFKSKFDKQSIQYPQSVTVVGEKLKIPKIGEVKAIFHRVFNGIIRTVTISKTATDKYFASILVEVECSDNKLGGDQILGIDLGLKDFAIVHDGEEFTKYSNPKHLKRHEKNLARKQKKFARKVKGSKSRQKQKKLVAKVHERVSNSRQDFLHKLSRKLVNESQIIVVENLHIKGMVRNRKLSKSISDVGWGMFVNFLDYKLKHKDGQLVEIGRFFPSSKTCSCCGHVVDELPLDVREWDCPNCKSHHDRDGNASQNIRAEGIRILSMDGGNPVLAESRRSKSNKPQGGKAFVDETGSLHRPVRAV; encoded by the coding sequence GTGTTGAAAGCAGTTAAGGTCAGGCTATATCCAACAATCGAACAACAAGAAAGTCTAGCCAGATCGTTTGGTTGTGCAAGATGGTATTGGAACTATGCACTTAATGCTTGCATTCAACACTACGGACAAACTGGAAAGTCGTTAAAGATGAGTGAATACAAGGGTTTACTGCCTCAATTAAAAGTGGAGTACCCTTGGTTAAAGCAAGATTGTTATTCGTCAGTTTTGCAGTGCGTAGCTATCAATCTAGACAAAGCTTACAAAAACTTTTTTGATGGACGGGCTAAGTTTCCTAAATTTAAATCAAAATTTGATAAGCAGTCTATTCAGTATCCACAAAGCGTCACTGTTGTAGGCGAGAAGTTAAAGATTCCTAAGATTGGTGAAGTTAAGGCAATATTTCATAGAGTATTTAACGGAATAATTAGAACTGTCACCATCAGTAAAACTGCTACTGACAAGTACTTTGCCTCAATCCTGGTTGAGGTTGAATGCAGTGACAATAAATTAGGTGGAGATCAAATACTCGGTATTGATCTCGGACTAAAGGACTTTGCAATTGTCCATGATGGAGAGGAATTTACCAAGTATTCCAACCCTAAACACCTAAAACGCCATGAGAAAAATCTAGCTCGTAAACAGAAAAAGTTTGCTCGTAAAGTAAAAGGAAGTAAATCAAGACAAAAACAGAAGAAACTAGTAGCGAAGGTTCACGAACGAGTATCAAATTCCCGCCAAGATTTTCTGCATAAACTTAGCAGAAAGTTGGTTAACGAAAGCCAAATTATTGTTGTGGAAAACCTCCACATCAAGGGAATGGTACGGAATCGGAAGCTATCGAAAAGTATATCCGATGTGGGTTGGGGGATGTTCGTCAATTTCCTTGACTACAAGTTAAAGCATAAAGATGGTCAGCTTGTGGAAATAGGTCGATTTTTCCCCAGTTCTAAAACTTGTTCATGCTGTGGTCATGTTGTTGATGAGTTGCCGCTAGATGTCAGAGAGTGGGATTGCCCGAACTGTAAATCTCATCACGATAGGGACGGCAACGCCAGCCAGAATATCAGAGCAGAAGGTATTCGGATATTATCTATGGACGGAGGGAACCCCGTTCTTGCCGAGTCGAGGCGAAGCAAGTCCAATAAGCCGCAAGGTGGAAAGGCGTTTGTCGATGAAACCGGAAGCCTACACCGACCCGTAAGGGCGGTGTAG
- a CDS encoding acyl-CoA thioesterase yields the protein MSEEKPSQPKLPPTSALDNPSSHELGNWFEYPVRVQPHHTDYGGIVWHGSYLAWMEEARIECLRSIGIEFADLVAIGCDLPVVELSVRYHRSVQLGMAVVVKTRMAEVTGVRINWDYAIVSTDGQELYVTAKVTLVALDRERGKIMRQLPPSFKDALAKISALNNN from the coding sequence ATGTCAGAAGAAAAACCCAGCCAACCAAAATTGCCACCAACCAGCGCTCTTGACAATCCATCAAGTCATGAATTAGGGAATTGGTTTGAATATCCTGTAAGAGTGCAACCCCACCACACTGACTATGGCGGTATTGTCTGGCACGGTTCTTATTTAGCTTGGATGGAAGAAGCGCGGATTGAATGCTTGCGATCTATAGGAATTGAATTTGCTGATTTAGTCGCCATAGGTTGCGATTTACCAGTTGTAGAACTGTCGGTGCGGTATCACCGTTCAGTTCAATTGGGCATGGCAGTGGTGGTAAAAACGCGCATGGCTGAGGTGACAGGTGTCCGCATCAATTGGGATTATGCCATTGTCTCAACTGATGGACAAGAATTATACGTCACGGCCAAAGTGACTTTAGTAGCTTTAGATCGCGAAAGAGGCAAGATTATGCGTCAGTTGCCGCCGAGTTTTAAGGATGCCTTAGCCAAGATTTCAGCATTAAATAACAATTGA
- a CDS encoding type II toxin-antitoxin system HicA family toxin, translating to MPKKVRELKAMVSKVGYILQPGRGKGSHTYWKHPLLPEEPLTIPGKDSDDAPLYLEKNIQRVLKKLQEMENTENEAKQEPEE from the coding sequence ATGCCGAAAAAAGTAAGAGAGTTGAAAGCAATGGTGTCAAAAGTTGGCTATATTCTTCAACCAGGAAGAGGTAAAGGAAGTCATACATATTGGAAGCATCCGTTGTTACCCGAAGAACCCTTGACCATACCAGGTAAAGACAGCGATGATGCTCCGTTATATTTAGAAAAAAACATCCAACGGGTGCTGAAAAAACTGCAAGAAATGGAAAACACAGAAAACGAAGCAAAACAGGAGCCAGAAGAATGA